The Rhodocytophaga rosea genome has a segment encoding these proteins:
- a CDS encoding polynucleotide kinase-phosphatase, whose protein sequence is MNIKIPELSLVVLIGSSGSGKSSFARKHFKSTEIISSDTCRGIVSDDENNQAATTDAFELLHYIVAKRLKRGLLTVVDATNVQPESRKPLVQLARDYHCLPVALVLDIPEKVCQDRNDKRPDRNFGRHVIAQHRQQLRKSLRNLKTEGFRHIHVLSSVEEVDAIETIIRDPLYNNRKTEKGPFDIIGDVHGCYDELVALLNKLGYSVSETEVDGKNFGYTVVPPVGRKAIFLGDLVDRGPDSPGVLKLVMSMVNAGTALCVPGNHDMKLLQKLSGKNVQLKHGLALTMEQLSHETPEFLQEVKLFLDTLVSHYVVDQGNLVVAHAGLREDMQGRGSGAVRAFCLYGETTGETDEFGLPIRYNWAADYKGKATVVYGHTPVPEPEWLNHTIDIDTGCVFGNALTALRYPEKELVSVPAAKVYYESVRPLNFKKEKAQLLSSQHLQDDILNIEEVIGKQLITTRLASQVTIREDNAIAALEVMSRFAVNPKWLIYLPPTMSPSETSGLPTYLEHPSEALAYYAKQGITKVICEEKHMGSRAIVILCKDEEAALKRFGLQNQGIGVCYTRNGRSFFTSEALETEFLLRLQEAFTKAGFWEKFSTSWVCLDCELMPWSAKAQALLQNQYAAVGAAANAALPDVLDILYQADGRGLDVKNLLNQYSARKEMAAQFTKSYQQYCWPVYSLADYKLAPFHIMATEGAVHTDKDHLWHMSTIAEICTFDPGLLKATPYKIVDLTDEQARNAAIDWWTELTENGGEGMVVKPLDFISRGTKGIVQPAIKCRGKEYLRIIYGPEYTAPENMERLRNRGLSAKRSLALREFALGIEALERFVNKEPLSRVHACVFGVMALESEPVDPRL, encoded by the coding sequence ATGAATATTAAAATACCTGAATTATCTCTGGTGGTATTAATCGGGTCTTCCGGTTCCGGAAAATCATCTTTTGCCAGAAAGCATTTTAAATCCACCGAAATTATTTCTTCTGATACTTGCCGGGGTATTGTTTCTGATGATGAGAATAACCAGGCAGCTACTACCGATGCGTTTGAACTCCTGCATTATATTGTCGCCAAACGCCTGAAAAGAGGCTTGCTCACTGTGGTTGATGCTACTAATGTACAGCCGGAAAGCCGGAAACCATTGGTGCAGTTAGCCAGAGATTATCACTGCCTGCCAGTGGCTTTGGTGCTGGATATTCCCGAAAAAGTTTGCCAGGATCGGAACGACAAACGCCCGGACCGCAATTTTGGCCGGCATGTAATTGCCCAGCATCGGCAGCAATTGAGAAAATCTTTACGGAACCTGAAAACGGAAGGCTTTCGGCATATTCATGTGCTCAGTTCAGTAGAAGAAGTAGATGCCATAGAAACAATTATTCGTGATCCATTATATAATAACCGCAAAACAGAAAAAGGACCGTTCGATATAATTGGTGATGTGCATGGTTGCTATGATGAATTAGTGGCCTTGCTGAATAAATTGGGTTATTCAGTTTCAGAAACGGAAGTGGATGGTAAAAATTTTGGCTACACAGTTGTTCCTCCTGTTGGAAGAAAAGCCATTTTCTTAGGCGATTTAGTAGACAGAGGACCAGATTCTCCAGGTGTATTGAAACTGGTCATGAGCATGGTAAATGCCGGAACTGCGCTTTGTGTTCCCGGCAATCATGATATGAAATTATTGCAAAAGCTTTCCGGGAAAAATGTGCAGCTCAAACATGGACTGGCACTTACAATGGAGCAGCTTTCTCACGAAACTCCGGAATTCTTGCAGGAGGTTAAACTATTTCTGGATACTCTGGTGAGTCATTATGTAGTAGATCAGGGAAATCTGGTAGTAGCACATGCCGGATTACGGGAAGACATGCAGGGTAGGGGTTCGGGAGCAGTAAGAGCTTTTTGTCTGTATGGCGAAACAACTGGGGAAACCGATGAATTTGGCCTTCCTATCAGGTATAACTGGGCAGCGGATTATAAAGGAAAAGCTACGGTTGTATACGGACATACGCCAGTGCCAGAACCTGAGTGGCTCAACCATACCATCGATATTGATACTGGTTGTGTGTTTGGCAATGCCCTCACTGCTTTGCGCTACCCAGAAAAGGAACTGGTAAGTGTACCGGCTGCTAAAGTATATTATGAATCCGTTCGTCCGCTGAACTTCAAAAAGGAGAAGGCACAGTTACTTTCCTCCCAGCACTTGCAGGACGATATTTTAAATATTGAGGAAGTAATTGGTAAACAACTCATCACAACCCGTTTGGCCAGTCAGGTTACCATTCGCGAAGATAATGCCATTGCTGCCCTGGAAGTGATGAGCCGTTTTGCGGTAAATCCCAAATGGCTGATCTATTTGCCGCCTACCATGTCGCCAAGCGAAACCAGTGGATTGCCCACTTATCTGGAACATCCTTCAGAAGCCCTGGCGTATTATGCCAAACAAGGCATTACAAAAGTGATCTGTGAGGAAAAACATATGGGTTCACGGGCAATCGTTATTTTGTGCAAAGATGAAGAAGCAGCTTTGAAAAGGTTTGGCTTGCAGAACCAGGGAATAGGCGTATGTTATACCCGCAATGGCCGGAGTTTTTTTACCAGTGAGGCACTGGAAACAGAATTTCTTCTTCGGTTGCAGGAAGCGTTTACCAAAGCCGGTTTCTGGGAAAAGTTTAGTACCAGTTGGGTGTGTTTGGATTGTGAACTCATGCCATGGTCAGCGAAGGCGCAGGCTTTATTACAAAATCAGTATGCAGCGGTTGGTGCTGCGGCCAATGCAGCCTTGCCAGATGTACTGGATATATTGTACCAGGCAGATGGCAGAGGTCTGGATGTGAAAAATCTGCTCAATCAGTATAGCGCCAGAAAAGAAATGGCTGCCCAGTTTACAAAGTCTTACCAGCAATATTGCTGGCCGGTCTATTCCCTGGCAGATTACAAGCTGGCTCCTTTTCATATCATGGCCACCGAAGGTGCTGTGCATACCGACAAAGATCACCTCTGGCATATGTCTACTATTGCCGAAATTTGCACTTTTGACCCCGGTTTACTCAAAGCTACTCCTTATAAAATAGTTGACCTTACGGATGAACAGGCTCGTAACGCAGCCATAGACTGGTGGACAGAACTGACCGAAAATGGGGGAGAAGGAATGGTAGTGAAGCCACTGGATTTTATCAGCCGGGGTACCAAAGGAATCGTTCAGCCAGCTATTAAATGCCGGGGCAAAGAATACCTGCGCATTATTTACGGACCAGAATATACGGCTCCAGAAAATATGGAACGACTACGAAACAGAGGGTTGTCGGCTAAACGTTCGCTTGCCTTGCGGGAATTTGCTCTAGGAATTGAAGCCCTGGAAAGATTTGTAAACAAAGAACCGTTAAGCCGGGTACATGCCTGTGTATTTGGCGTAATGGCCTTAGAAAGCGAGCCTGTAGATCCAAGGTTGTAA
- a CDS encoding 3' terminal RNA ribose 2'-O-methyltransferase Hen1: MLLTISTTHQPATDLGYLLYKHPAKVQTLEISQGNIHIFYPEATEQKTTIALLLDIDPIGLVRNSKGPSGEGFALEHYVNDRPYVASSFMSVAIAKAFSTAMNGTCKDRPELVDEKLPLEVGISVLPARGGETFLRRLFEPLGYEVSLKAHELDSSFLEWGMSRYFTVNLKARLRLRDVLSHLYVLIPVLDNDKHYWIGEHEVEKLLEKGEGWLKTHPEQEQITRRYLKNLGALTRQAFAVLLPDEEITGEEQEELPEEVIEKRKTLHEQRLIVTLEQLLKSGAKRVLDLGCGEGKLLRLLLKEKQFEQILGMDVSYRSLEIAKDKLHLDRLPTKQQERIKLIQGSLLYKDKRLSGYDAAAIVEVIEHLDASRLTAFEKTVFAFARPQTVIITTPNIEYNRKYETLAAGTFRHSDHRFEWSRAEFKTWASNIASQYHYQVEFLPVGPEDAEVGTPSQMGVFTIN; encoded by the coding sequence GTGCTTCTTACCATTTCAACCACTCACCAGCCAGCTACTGACTTAGGATACCTGTTATATAAACACCCGGCAAAGGTGCAAACCCTGGAGATTTCGCAGGGTAACATTCATATTTTTTATCCGGAAGCGACCGAGCAGAAAACTACCATCGCCTTACTGCTCGACATCGATCCCATTGGCTTGGTACGTAATTCCAAAGGGCCATCGGGAGAAGGATTTGCATTGGAGCATTATGTAAATGACCGTCCGTATGTGGCTTCTTCCTTTATGAGTGTTGCCATTGCCAAAGCTTTTTCTACCGCCATGAACGGCACTTGTAAAGACCGCCCGGAACTAGTGGATGAAAAACTGCCATTAGAAGTGGGAATATCGGTTTTACCTGCGAGAGGAGGAGAAACTTTTCTGCGAAGGTTGTTTGAACCATTGGGCTATGAAGTAAGCCTGAAAGCGCATGAACTCGACTCCAGTTTTCTGGAGTGGGGCATGAGCCGGTATTTCACTGTGAATTTAAAAGCTAGGCTGCGTTTGAGGGATGTTTTATCTCACCTATATGTGCTGATTCCGGTGCTCGACAATGATAAACACTATTGGATTGGCGAACATGAGGTGGAAAAATTACTGGAGAAAGGCGAAGGCTGGCTGAAAACCCATCCGGAACAGGAGCAGATTACCAGGCGCTACCTGAAAAATCTGGGAGCACTCACCAGGCAGGCTTTTGCAGTTTTATTGCCGGACGAAGAAATTACAGGAGAGGAACAGGAAGAACTGCCCGAGGAAGTGATAGAAAAAAGAAAAACACTGCATGAACAACGATTGATAGTAACACTGGAACAACTTCTTAAGTCTGGTGCCAAACGTGTGCTGGATCTGGGTTGCGGCGAAGGTAAACTATTGAGGTTATTACTCAAAGAAAAACAATTTGAGCAGATTCTGGGAATGGATGTATCCTACCGTTCATTGGAAATTGCCAAAGATAAATTGCATCTGGACCGTTTGCCCACTAAACAACAGGAAAGAATCAAGCTAATACAGGGGTCATTGCTATACAAAGATAAACGCCTGTCCGGATATGATGCGGCCGCTATTGTGGAAGTAATCGAGCACCTGGATGCTTCCAGGCTAACGGCTTTTGAAAAAACAGTATTTGCTTTTGCCAGACCCCAAACCGTAATCATTACCACACCCAATATCGAGTATAACCGGAAATACGAAACTCTGGCTGCCGGAACTTTCCGGCATAGCGATCACCGGTTTGAGTGGAGCAGGGCTGAGTTTAAAACCTGGGCAAGTAATATCGCTTCTCAGTATCATTACCAGGTTGAATTTCTGCCAGTCGGACCTGAAGATGCAGAAGTGGGTACCCCTTCGCAAATGGGAGTTTTTACCATCAATTAG